In a single window of the Luteibacter rhizovicinus DSM 16549 genome:
- a CDS encoding type I polyketide synthase — MNDVFTTARHDNGTVHGRFSAVAKACAERIAVASDLSSLTYAELDARSDAVAGALAAAGVEPGSYVALLMERSVEAIVAVFGVLKAGAAYLPIDTRWPAERVAFALRDADVAAVVVDEGLDLSVEDVPVFTVAGLGEFGEHPSPLKRLPQEQVVQQGSGGDLAYAMYTSGSTGTPKGVEIRHASILRLVLKSDFIDFDAPKVLHAAPLGFDASTLEIFAPLLNGGTCVVYRERVPTGCGIALAVERHGAEIAWITAALFNAIVDDDATHLSGLRVILTGGEALSVPHVRKAYAALPATLLMNGYGPTECTTFATTYRIPRELPDELHAIPIGMPIGETSLHVLDEAGNEVTAGETGELYIGGTGVARGYLNRPELTAERFVAGGSRYRTGDLVHWLPDGNLAFVGRVDGQVKIRGYRIETGEIDIALRALPGVTAAAVIAREDTPGQKRLVAYYVAQNAAVTARGLRDALALTLPEYMLPVAWMRLDALPVNDNGKLDRRALPAPTRARPELAAPFVAPRGDIETRLCAIFADTLDLDAVGRDDNFFDLGGSSLLATRAMTRVHEELSPTPSLVGFFAEPTPAAVAATIEGRATRQALAGRLSGGTPHAGEPVAIIAMAGRFPGAPDVETFWDNLCAGRESIRFFAPGELDPAVSQTDRDDPGYVAARGVIDDVEQFDASFFGMSPREAELTDPQQRLFLELCWECLERGGYVPDAQDTPVGVFGGMHNATYFQKHINGRPDLIDKLGAFQVMLGNEKDYLATRVAHKLNLTGPAISVNTACSTSLVAIAQAFDALRAGRCSMALAGGSSISCPPNSGYVAQEGSMLSPDGHTRTFDANAQGTVFSDGAAVVLLKRLSDALRDGDPIYSVIRGVAVNNDGGVKASFTAPNAAGQAAVITMALDDAGVSPRDISYVEAHGTATPLGDPIELEGLTQAFRQGTTDKGFCALGSLKSNVGHLVMAAGAASVIKTSLALCERRLPPSLHFTAANPRLNLADSPFIVNDTLRPWQTAGGPLRAGVSSFGVGGTNAHVILEEAPERTPSDVASGPQLLLLSARTPTALGHAAARLADHLAAHPDGNLADTAWTLARGRKAFVQRSHVVAVSTNDAMSKLRDIAAAAMCRACATPAPGLVFLFPGQGSQYAGMGRELHATEPAFRAALDEVAAALRDVLGFDLREKMFTGDADALKATELTQPATFALEYALAQLWMSLGVQPVAMIGHSVGEFAAAALAGVMSLADAARLVARRGRLMQALPAGSMLSVRLGAAELRARLPDTLSLAAENAPNASVVSGDTDAVEAFQAILEAEGVACRVLHTSHAFHSAMMDPALEAFRAEVAAVPLATPRIRIVSTLTGLPLTDEEAISPDYWAQHMRHTVRFSPALQHTLDDGTHAFLEVGPRPSLALLARQHSQSRGRTIVASLGDGPADERSAWLGAAGALWSAGVAIDTDAFDHRENRRHVRLPTYPFERKRHWIEARLPASVTPIAAALSPASPVVPEPLMPMPSAPTSNARPQRLVGELLALFEDVSGTELEGVDPGAHFVELGLDSLSLTQVALQLQKTYALKITFRELMDGCSSFERLAAHIDRLLPAEAQPVAPVAAAVAAPVTAAAPMPMAMGGGLVQDVIAQQMQIMREQLALLAGAAAPASPASVGAAPVGAASAAIASSPQAPIAAEAAPTQSSSPTQGQAAGTDEEAALAHTTYDVKKAFGAIARIHHGATELTGRQRARLDAFMRRYIERTKTSKAYTEEHRGHLADPRVVNGFRPLLKEIVYQIVIERSKGPKVWDLDGNGYVDALNGFGMNLFGWQPDFVLDAVRKQLDAGYEIGPQHPLAGVVAKQVCDLTGFDRAALCNTGSEAVMGCVRVARTVTGRDTLVIFTGSYHGIFDEVIVRGTKKLKSVPAAPGILRNTSEHVLVLDYGTPESLQIIRERASEIAAVLVEPVQSRRPDFQPVEFLQELRAITEEAGSLLIFDEVVTGFRAHPRGAQAVLGIDADMASYGKVVGGGFPIGVIAGKRRFMDALDGGHWRFGDDSTPTVGVTYFAGTFVRHPLALAAAHAVLTHLTNEGGQLQATLNAKVTAMAGELNAFCVSVGAPIHVVHFASVWKTTFTEDHPLQDLLFAMMRSRGIHILDNFPCFFTTSHSEADFAAIVAAFRESILEMQEAEFLPRRRETASFDAERPPMPGARLGKDPEGRPAWFVPNPDAPGKYLRVTA, encoded by the coding sequence ATGAACGACGTATTTACCACCGCACGGCACGACAACGGGACCGTCCACGGGCGTTTCAGCGCTGTGGCGAAAGCCTGCGCGGAGCGGATCGCCGTCGCGTCCGACCTGTCGAGCCTCACCTACGCCGAACTCGACGCACGCAGCGATGCCGTCGCCGGCGCGCTGGCCGCCGCTGGCGTGGAACCGGGTAGTTACGTCGCCTTGCTGATGGAGCGTTCGGTCGAAGCGATCGTGGCGGTGTTCGGGGTGTTGAAGGCCGGTGCGGCCTATCTGCCTATCGATACGCGCTGGCCGGCCGAGCGGGTGGCGTTTGCGCTGCGGGATGCGGATGTGGCGGCGGTGGTGGTGGATGAGGGACTCGACCTCTCTGTCGAGGACGTTCCGGTGTTTACGGTGGCGGGGTTGGGGGAGTTTGGCGAGCACCCATCGCCGCTGAAGCGGCTCCCACAGGAGCAAGTGGTTCAGCAGGGTTCCGGTGGCGATCTGGCTTATGCGATGTATACGTCGGGGTCGACGGGGACGCCCAAGGGTGTGGAGATTCGGCATGCGTCGATTCTTCGTCTTGTCCTCAAGTCGGACTTCATCGACTTCGATGCGCCTAAAGTTCTGCATGCGGCGCCGCTGGGCTTCGATGCGTCGACACTGGAAATCTTCGCACCGTTGCTCAATGGCGGTACCTGCGTGGTGTATCGCGAGCGCGTGCCGACCGGTTGCGGTATCGCGCTTGCCGTGGAGCGTCACGGTGCGGAGATCGCCTGGATTACGGCGGCACTGTTCAATGCCATCGTCGACGACGACGCGACCCATCTCTCCGGCCTGCGCGTGATCCTCACCGGCGGCGAAGCGTTGTCGGTACCCCACGTACGCAAGGCATACGCCGCCCTACCTGCCACGCTACTGATGAACGGCTATGGCCCGACCGAATGCACGACGTTCGCGACGACGTATCGCATCCCGCGCGAACTTCCCGACGAACTCCACGCGATTCCCATCGGCATGCCGATCGGTGAGACCTCGCTGCACGTGCTTGACGAGGCCGGGAACGAAGTCACCGCCGGCGAGACAGGCGAACTGTACATTGGTGGCACGGGCGTCGCACGGGGCTACCTCAACCGCCCCGAACTCACCGCCGAGCGCTTCGTCGCCGGGGGTTCGCGTTATCGCACCGGCGATCTGGTGCACTGGCTTCCCGATGGCAATCTCGCCTTCGTCGGTCGCGTCGACGGCCAGGTGAAGATCCGCGGTTACCGCATCGAGACCGGCGAGATCGACATCGCGCTGCGCGCCCTGCCCGGCGTGACCGCGGCCGCGGTGATCGCGCGTGAAGACACGCCGGGCCAGAAGCGTCTCGTCGCCTACTATGTCGCCCAGAACGCCGCGGTGACTGCGCGCGGCTTGCGCGACGCGCTCGCCCTGACTCTTCCCGAATACATGCTCCCGGTGGCGTGGATGCGCCTCGACGCGCTCCCGGTGAACGACAACGGCAAGCTCGATCGCCGCGCCCTGCCGGCACCCACCCGTGCCCGCCCCGAGTTGGCCGCGCCCTTCGTCGCACCACGCGGCGACATCGAGACACGCCTCTGCGCCATCTTCGCCGACACGCTGGACCTGGATGCCGTCGGCCGCGACGATAACTTCTTCGACCTCGGCGGCAGCTCTCTTCTTGCAACGCGCGCCATGACTCGCGTGCACGAGGAACTGTCGCCGACCCCATCCCTGGTCGGCTTCTTCGCCGAGCCGACACCGGCTGCCGTCGCGGCCACGATCGAAGGTCGTGCCACCCGTCAGGCCCTGGCAGGACGCTTGTCGGGTGGCACGCCGCACGCCGGCGAGCCGGTGGCGATCATCGCCATGGCCGGTCGTTTCCCTGGTGCGCCCGACGTCGAGACTTTCTGGGACAACCTCTGCGCAGGGCGCGAATCGATCCGCTTCTTCGCCCCGGGCGAACTGGACCCGGCGGTGAGCCAGACGGATCGGGACGATCCCGGCTACGTCGCCGCGCGCGGCGTGATCGACGATGTCGAACAGTTCGACGCCAGCTTCTTCGGCATGTCGCCGCGCGAGGCCGAGCTGACCGATCCGCAGCAGCGCCTGTTCCTGGAGCTGTGCTGGGAGTGCCTCGAGCGCGGCGGCTATGTGCCGGACGCCCAGGACACGCCAGTGGGCGTGTTTGGCGGCATGCACAACGCCACCTATTTCCAGAAGCACATCAACGGCCGTCCCGACCTCATCGACAAGCTCGGCGCCTTCCAGGTGATGCTCGGCAACGAGAAGGATTACCTGGCCACGCGCGTCGCGCACAAGCTCAACCTGACCGGCCCGGCGATCAGCGTGAATACGGCCTGTTCCACCTCGCTGGTCGCTATTGCCCAGGCCTTCGACGCCCTGCGCGCCGGACGCTGCAGCATGGCGCTCGCCGGTGGCTCGTCGATCTCCTGCCCGCCGAACAGCGGTTACGTGGCGCAGGAAGGATCGATGCTGTCACCCGATGGGCATACGCGCACGTTCGACGCCAACGCACAGGGCACCGTGTTCAGCGACGGCGCCGCCGTGGTGTTGCTCAAGCGACTTTCCGATGCGCTGCGCGATGGCGATCCGATCTACTCGGTGATTCGCGGCGTCGCCGTCAACAACGATGGTGGCGTCAAGGCGAGTTTCACCGCGCCGAATGCCGCGGGACAGGCGGCCGTCATCACGATGGCCCTGGACGATGCTGGCGTTTCCCCGCGCGACATCTCCTACGTCGAGGCGCATGGCACCGCCACCCCGCTCGGCGACCCGATCGAACTGGAAGGCCTGACCCAGGCGTTTCGTCAAGGCACCACCGACAAGGGTTTCTGCGCCCTGGGCTCGCTGAAGAGCAATGTCGGCCATCTCGTGATGGCAGCCGGCGCCGCGAGCGTGATCAAGACCTCGCTGGCCCTTTGCGAGCGTCGGCTTCCGCCATCCCTGCACTTCACCGCCGCCAACCCGCGGCTCAATCTTGCCGATTCGCCGTTCATCGTGAACGACACGCTGCGTCCGTGGCAGACCGCCGGCGGTCCACTGCGCGCCGGCGTGAGCTCGTTCGGTGTCGGCGGCACGAACGCCCACGTGATTCTCGAGGAGGCACCGGAACGCACACCGTCCGATGTCGCCAGCGGCCCGCAGTTGCTGCTGCTCTCCGCCCGCACGCCCACCGCGCTCGGCCACGCCGCTGCACGGCTTGCCGATCATCTCGCCGCGCATCCGGACGGCAACCTGGCCGACACCGCGTGGACGCTCGCTCGCGGCCGCAAGGCCTTCGTGCAGCGCAGCCACGTTGTCGCTGTTTCCACTAACGATGCGATGTCGAAGCTTCGCGATATCGCCGCAGCCGCCATGTGCCGTGCCTGCGCCACGCCGGCGCCGGGCCTGGTCTTCCTCTTCCCGGGACAGGGCTCGCAGTACGCCGGCATGGGCCGCGAGCTGCACGCGACGGAGCCCGCATTCCGCGCTGCTCTCGACGAGGTGGCCGCTGCCTTGCGCGACGTACTGGGCTTCGATCTGCGCGAGAAGATGTTCACCGGCGACGCCGATGCCCTCAAGGCGACCGAGCTGACCCAACCGGCCACCTTCGCCCTGGAATATGCGCTCGCCCAGCTGTGGATGAGCCTCGGCGTGCAACCTGTCGCGATGATCGGCCATAGCGTCGGCGAATTCGCCGCCGCGGCACTCGCCGGCGTCATGTCACTGGCTGACGCAGCCCGGCTCGTCGCCCGCCGTGGCCGCCTGATGCAGGCGCTTCCTGCGGGGTCCATGCTCTCCGTTCGCCTGGGCGCCGCCGAACTGCGCGCGCGCCTGCCGGACACGCTTTCCCTGGCCGCCGAGAACGCGCCGAACGCCAGCGTCGTCTCCGGTGACACGGATGCCGTCGAGGCCTTCCAGGCGATCCTCGAGGCCGAGGGCGTCGCCTGTCGCGTCCTCCACACCTCGCACGCCTTCCACTCGGCGATGATGGATCCCGCGCTGGAGGCGTTCCGTGCCGAAGTAGCCGCCGTGCCGCTCGCCACGCCACGCATCCGCATCGTCTCCACGCTGACCGGACTGCCGCTGACCGACGAGGAAGCCATCTCGCCGGACTACTGGGCACAGCACATGCGTCACACCGTGCGGTTCTCGCCGGCGCTGCAACACACGCTGGACGACGGCACGCACGCCTTCCTCGAAGTCGGCCCGCGTCCCAGTCTCGCCCTGCTCGCCCGCCAGCACTCGCAGAGCCGTGGTCGCACGATCGTCGCCTCACTCGGTGACGGTCCCGCCGACGAGCGCAGCGCGTGGCTCGGGGCTGCCGGTGCACTGTGGTCTGCCGGCGTCGCGATCGACACCGACGCATTCGACCACCGGGAGAACCGGCGTCACGTGCGCCTGCCTACCTATCCCTTCGAGCGCAAGCGGCATTGGATCGAGGCACGCCTGCCGGCGTCCGTGACGCCGATCGCCGCCGCCCTTTCTCCTGCTTCTCCCGTCGTTCCGGAGCCCCTCATGCCGATGCCTTCCGCCCCCACCAGCAACGCCCGTCCGCAGCGCCTCGTCGGCGAGCTCCTCGCCCTCTTCGAGGATGTTTCGGGTACCGAGCTCGAAGGTGTCGATCCGGGAGCCCATTTCGTGGAGCTGGGCCTGGACTCGCTGTCGCTCACCCAGGTGGCGCTGCAGCTGCAAAAGACCTACGCATTGAAGATCACCTTCCGCGAACTGATGGACGGCTGCTCGTCGTTCGAACGGCTCGCGGCGCACATCGATCGCCTGTTGCCGGCTGAAGCCCAGCCGGTGGCGCCCGTGGCCGCGGCCGTCGCCGCGCCTGTCACGGCGGCGGCGCCCATGCCGATGGCCATGGGCGGCGGGCTGGTCCAGGACGTGATCGCGCAGCAAATGCAGATCATGCGGGAACAGCTGGCGTTGCTGGCGGGAGCCGCCGCTCCCGCATCACCTGCTTCTGTGGGAGCCGCTCCTGTGGGAGCCGCTTCAGCGGCGATAGCCAGTTCGCCGCAAGCTCCCATCGCCGCTGAAGCGGCTCCCACACAGAGCTCTAGCCCCACACAGGGCCAGGCGGCCGGAACGGACGAAGAGGCCGCGCTGGCCCACACCACTTACGACGTCAAGAAGGCCTTCGGCGCCATCGCGCGTATCCACCATGGCGCGACCGAACTCACCGGGCGGCAGCGCGCGCGCCTGGACGCCTTCATGCGCCGCTACATCGAGCGCACGAAGACCTCCAAGGCCTATACCGAGGAACACCGTGGTCACCTCGCCGACCCGCGCGTGGTCAACGGCTTCCGTCCCCTGCTGAAGGAAATCGTCTACCAGATCGTGATCGAGCGTTCCAAGGGCCCGAAAGTCTGGGACCTCGACGGCAACGGCTATGTCGACGCCCTGAACGGCTTCGGCATGAACCTGTTCGGCTGGCAGCCTGATTTCGTCCTCGACGCCGTGCGCAAGCAGCTCGACGCCGGGTACGAAATCGGCCCCCAGCATCCGCTGGCGGGCGTCGTCGCGAAGCAGGTCTGCGACCTCACCGGTTTCGACCGCGCCGCTTTGTGCAACACGGGTTCCGAGGCGGTCATGGGCTGTGTGCGCGTCGCGCGCACCGTCACCGGTCGCGACACCCTGGTGATCTTCACCGGTTCGTACCACGGCATCTTCGACGAAGTGATCGTGCGCGGCACGAAGAAGCTGAAGTCCGTGCCGGCCGCGCCGGGCATCCTGCGCAACACCTCCGAGCATGTGCTCGTGCTCGACTACGGCACGCCCGAGTCGCTGCAGATCATCCGTGAGCGCGCGTCGGAGATCGCCGCCGTCCTGGTCGAGCCGGTTCAGAGCCGTCGCCCCGACTTCCAGCCGGTGGAGTTCCTGCAGGAACTGCGTGCGATCACCGAGGAAGCCGGCTCCCTGCTGATCTTCGACGAAGTGGTCACCGGCTTCCGCGCGCACCCGCGGGGCGCCCAGGCCGTGCTCGGCATCGACGCGGACATGGCTTCGTATGGCAAGGTCGTCGGCGGTGGCTTCCCGATCGGGGTCATCGCCGGCAAGCGCCGCTTCATGGACGCGCTCGACGGCGGTCACTGGCGCTTCGGCGACGATTCCACGCCGACCGTCGGCGTGACCTATTTCGCCGGCACCTTCGTCCGCCACCCGCTCGCCCTGGCCGCGGCACACGCCGTGCTCACGCATCTCACCAACGAGGGCGGCCAACTGCAGGCCACACTGAACGCCAAGGTCACCGCCATGGCCGGGGAACTCAACGCGTTCTGCGTCAGCGTCGGTGCGCCGATCCACGTGGTGCACTTCGCCTCGGTGTGGAAGACCACCTTCACCGAGGATCACCCGCTGCAGGACCTGCTCTTCGCCATGATGCGCAGCCGCGGCATCCATATCCTCGACAACTTCCCCTGCTTCTTCACCACGTCGCACAGCGAGGCGGATTTCGCCGCCATCGTCGCCGCGTTCCGTGAATCGATTCTTGAAATGCAGGAAGCCGAATTCCTGCCGCGCCGCCGCGAGACGGCCTCCTTCGATGCCGAGCGTCCGCCCATGCCGGGTGCGCGCCTGGGCAAGGATCCCGAAGGTCGTCCCGCGTGGTTCGTTCCCAACCCGGATGCGCCGGGCAAGTACCTGAGGGTCACCGCATGA